One window of Caldisericia bacterium genomic DNA carries:
- the folP gene encoding dihydropteroate synthase translates to MNYRVRELSLKDFEKEKILKDLDVHPVGISIMKDKMVLKLIKVEELDSRGANILKQECLSLGGDCAIPYHAYNLKNEKVDCIIIGTQAIYKKLIPKLKLQPFGLKIVAEEIEKIILGEKIKKTKIGNKIFEWGKRTYIMGIINLTPDSFSEDGLYGENLIDNAIGLATLMVEWGADLIDIGGESTRPGSTPISYEEERKRVIPVLKRLVKEIDVPISVDTYKPQIAKEALHIGASLINDTLALRYDKEMVEIISKYNVPVVLMHSIDGRGGKPPTENYYKDVIMDIIDFFNERINYALENGIKKENIILDPGIGFGKNLKHNLEIIKNISVFKNLGFPILLGPSRKSFIGELLNLPVYERLEGTIAASLKAVEEGVDILRVHDVKEIKRAVKVYDEFVRESYENIS, encoded by the coding sequence ATGAATTATAGAGTTAGAGAACTATCTTTGAAAGATTTTGAAAAAGAAAAAATTTTAAAAGATCTTGATGTTCATCCAGTTGGAATATCAATAATGAAAGATAAAATGGTATTAAAACTCATAAAAGTTGAAGAATTAGATTCGAGGGGTGCAAACATTTTAAAACAGGAGTGCTTATCTTTAGGAGGAGATTGTGCAATTCCATATCACGCATATAATTTAAAAAATGAGAAGGTAGATTGTATTATTATTGGAACACAAGCAATTTATAAAAAATTAATTCCTAAATTAAAACTTCAACCTTTTGGTTTAAAGATAGTGGCAGAGGAAATTGAAAAAATTATATTAGGTGAAAAAATTAAAAAAACAAAAATAGGAAATAAAATTTTTGAATGGGGTAAAAGAACATACATTATGGGAATTATAAATTTAACTCCAGACTCATTTTCAGAAGATGGATTGTATGGAGAAAATTTAATTGATAATGCAATTGGACTTGCAACACTTATGGTTGAATGGGGAGCGGATTTGATTGATATTGGAGGAGAATCAACAAGACCGGGTTCAACTCCGATTTCTTATGAAGAGGAAAGGAAAAGAGTTATTCCTGTTTTAAAAAGACTTGTTAAAGAAATTGATGTTCCAATTTCAGTTGATACATATAAGCCTCAAATTGCAAAAGAGGCTCTGCATATTGGTGCAAGTTTAATAAATGATACTCTTGCTTTAAGATACGATAAAGAGATGGTAGAAATTATAAGTAAATATAATGTACCTGTTGTTTTAATGCACTCAATTGATGGAAGAGGAGGTAAACCCCCAACAGAAAATTATTATAAAGATGTAATAATGGATATTATAGATTTTTTTAATGAAAGAATAAATTATGCTTTAGAAAATGGAATTAAAAAAGAAAATATAATTCTTGATCCAGGAATTGGTTTTGGAAAAAATTTAAAGCACAATCTTGAAATTATAAAAAATATAAGTGTTTTCAAAAATCTTGGTTTTCCTATTTTATTAGGACCAAGTAGAAAAAGTTTTATTGGAGAACTTCTTAATTTACCAGTTTATGAAAGATTAGAAGGAACAATTGCAGCATCTCTTAAAGCAGTTGAAGAGGGAGTTGATATTTTAAGAGTTCATGATGTTAAAGAGATAAAAAGAGCAGTAAAAGTATATGATGAGTTTGTAAGGGAGAGTTATGAAAATATTTCTTAA
- a CDS encoding methylated-DNA--[protein]-cysteine S-methyltransferase: MDFEEILINLDFIYLRVKINNAKIIKVNIEKKVEENYSQEYEIFIDEIKSYFFGKKEFFNLDLINFDSLTDFQKDVLIHLSKVPRGMVTTYKNLSLKLNKKNSFRAVGNALRLNPFPIIIPCHRVIKSDFTLGDYGYGSDLKKMLLIFEGVTFLDDNRVKSECVL; the protein is encoded by the coding sequence TTGGACTTTGAAGAAATTTTAATAAATTTAGATTTTATTTATTTAAGAGTAAAAATTAATAATGCTAAGATAATAAAAGTAAATATTGAAAAGAAAGTAGAAGAAAATTACTCTCAAGAATATGAAATTTTTATTGATGAAATAAAAAGTTATTTTTTTGGAAAAAAAGAGTTTTTTAATTTGGATTTAATTAATTTTGATTCTTTAACAGATTTTCAAAAAGATGTTTTAATTCATTTATCAAAAGTACCACGTGGAATGGTAACAACATATAAAAATCTATCTTTAAAACTAAATAAAAAAAATTCTTTTAGAGCGGTTGGAAATGCATTAAGATTAAATCCATTTCCTATTATAATTCCTTGCCATAGAGTTATTAAGAGCGATTTTACTTTAGGTGATTATGGATATGGAAGTGATTTAAAAAAGATGCTTCTTATTTTTGAGGGAGTTACATTTTTAGATGATAATAGAGTTAAAAGTGAGTGTGTTTTATAA
- a CDS encoding RidA family protein, which produces MIEERIKELGLSLPEPTKPVGSYIPCKRVGNILFLSGVISEKKGKLGENLTVEEGYEESKKVLLKLLANLKNEIGTLDKVKEIIKVEGFVSSNDDFFDQPKVINGASDLLFQIFGEKGKHSRVAIGVKNLPLNAAIEISMIVEVYE; this is translated from the coding sequence ATGATTGAAGAGAGAATTAAAGAACTTGGCCTTTCTTTACCAGAACCAACAAAACCAGTTGGTTCTTATATTCCATGTAAAAGAGTTGGAAATATACTTTTTCTTTCTGGTGTTATTTCTGAGAAAAAAGGAAAATTAGGAGAAAATTTAACAGTAGAAGAGGGATATGAAGAGAGTAAAAAGGTTCTTTTAAAACTCCTCGCAAATTTAAAAAATGAGATTGGAACTCTTGATAAAGTAAAAGAGATAATAAAGGTAGAGGGATTTGTTTCATCAAATGATGACTTTTTTGATCAACCAAAAGTTATAAATGGCGCAAGCGATCTTCTTTTCCAAATTTTTGGAGAGAAAGGAAAACACTCAAGAGTTGCTATAGGAGTAAAAAATTTGCCATTAAATGCTGCAATTGAAATATCAATGATTGTGGAGGTCTATGAATGA
- a CDS encoding Sir2 family NAD-dependent protein deacetylase, which produces MYKDLEILKQLIENSNNIVSLTGAGISTNAGIPDFRGPMGIYTTKRYDPDKTFDINYFFVYPEYFYDFARDFLSLLEKAIPTFTHKFLAKLERVGKLKGVITQNIDMLHERSGNKIVLTLHGSIEKSFCVSCGKEYSLSEMKEKLKFQKVPKCDLCEGLIKPNIVFFGESVHHFDEAVELVKKCDLLLVIGTSLKVYPASLLPQFTNGKVVIINKGDVSLKNVKYDLYINSDIDEVFKELDKILNLEV; this is translated from the coding sequence ATGTATAAGGATTTAGAAATATTAAAACAACTGATTGAAAATTCAAATAATATTGTATCTCTCACTGGCGCAGGGATTTCAACAAATGCAGGAATTCCAGATTTTAGAGGTCCTATGGGAATATATACAACAAAAAGATATGATCCAGATAAGACTTTTGATATAAATTATTTTTTTGTTTATCCAGAATACTTTTATGATTTTGCAAGGGATTTTTTATCTCTTCTTGAAAAAGCAATTCCCACCTTTACTCATAAATTTTTAGCAAAACTTGAAAGAGTAGGAAAATTAAAAGGAGTAATAACTCAAAATATTGATATGTTACATGAGAGGTCAGGAAATAAAATTGTATTGACTCTTCATGGTTCAATTGAGAAATCTTTCTGTGTAAGTTGTGGTAAAGAATATTCTCTTAGTGAGATGAAAGAGAAATTAAAATTTCAAAAAGTTCCAAAATGTGATTTATGTGAAGGATTAATAAAACCAAATATTGTTTTTTTTGGAGAAAGTGTGCACCATTTTGATGAAGCGGTTGAACTTGTTAAAAAATGTGATCTTCTTCTTGTTATTGGAACAAGTTTAAAAGTTTATCCTGCCTCTCTTTTGCCTCAATTTACAAATGGAAAAGTTGTTATTATTAATAAAGGAGATGTTTCATTAAAAAATGTTAAATATGATCTCTATATAAACTCAGATATTGATGAAGTTTTTAAAGAGTTAGATAAAATTTTGAACTTGGAGGTTTAA
- a CDS encoding ribonucleotide reductase N-terminal alpha domain-containing protein translates to MEKEINLTPQAKLVLEKRYLKKNEKGEVIETPFELFERVARVIANIDRIYNKDVDIEKVFENFLNMMVSLEFLPNSPTLMNAGRELGNLSACFVLPVGDSLKEIFDAVKYAALIHQSGGGTGFSFSRLRPKGDIVKSTMGVASGPLSFMEVFDKATETIKQGGVRRGANMGILRVDHPDILDFITAKDKEGVLTNFNISVAITDYFMNKYFNDEEYELINPRDGRVWRKLRARDVFEMIVEHAWKSGDPGVIFIDNINKKNPTPHLGEIESTNPCVVGDTYVFTNKGLVKAKNLVKGLKVWGGKGWNEIQEVINNGVQKVYKITLESGISLKITKDHKLYTENGWKKLEEIQIGEKVFIPLNTPEIKSENQNLEYFELLGYFLGKESLSNSNNINLPLGSEKVLISHSSPILKNYSNSSNIIDSYKNYFTNKLNSLFNFSNYQEKTIPDELLENSSEALKAILRGLFSACGSIYDSNGRLTISLSSASKKLLEQVQIILLFLGIPSDLIYTDVNIYRIIVSGERAKLFNKKIGFIDYKNENLINYEYQKIINIEEDGEEEVYDIKAPNDYTWITNGILSLDCGEQPLLPYESCNLGSIDVSKFVKDGKIDYDRLGKVVKDAVHFLDNVIDANRFPLPEIEKMTKLTRKIGLGIMGFADLLIKLRIPYNSEDAINLAKELMSFISKKAWEKSEELAIERGVFPAWSGSVYEKENRKVRNATVTTIAPTGSISIIAGCSSGIEPIFALAFKRQVAIGQWFEIHPLFEKELKERGLYSDELMEKIIEEGTIQHIDEIPEDMKKIYVTAHDIEPEWHLKIQKAFQDYVDNAVSKTVNLRNEATVDDVRKVYLMAYELGLKGVTVYRDRSKEVQVLVKGKEQKEEDVKKERLSPRPRPKITYGATIKMKTGCGNLYVTINEDENGICEVFSTLGKAGGCAASQTEAISRLISLALRSGVSPEPIIEQLKGIRCPNPIWQDGEKILSCADAIAKAIEIYLSMSKEEKKELKFEEKSAPEVEVKLKKEDIQICPECGSLMISMEGCYTCPNCGYSKCD, encoded by the coding sequence ATGGAAAAAGAGATAAATCTTACACCCCAGGCTAAACTTGTTCTTGAAAAGAGGTATCTTAAGAAAAACGAAAAAGGTGAAGTTATAGAAACCCCATTTGAACTTTTTGAAAGAGTTGCAAGAGTAATCGCAAATATAGATAGGATTTACAATAAAGACGTTGACATAGAAAAAGTTTTTGAAAATTTTCTTAATATGATGGTCAGTTTAGAATTTTTACCAAACTCACCAACTCTTATGAATGCTGGAAGAGAATTGGGAAACCTTTCCGCTTGCTTTGTTCTTCCTGTTGGTGATTCATTAAAAGAAATTTTTGATGCAGTAAAATATGCTGCTTTAATTCACCAATCAGGTGGAGGCACAGGTTTTTCATTTTCAAGATTAAGACCAAAAGGCGATATTGTTAAATCAACAATGGGTGTTGCGTCAGGCCCTCTCTCTTTTATGGAGGTTTTTGATAAAGCAACAGAAACAATAAAACAGGGTGGGGTAAGACGTGGAGCAAATATGGGAATTTTAAGAGTTGATCATCCTGATATATTGGATTTTATTACAGCAAAAGATAAAGAAGGAGTATTAACAAATTTCAATATTTCTGTTGCAATAACAGATTATTTTATGAACAAATATTTCAATGATGAAGAATATGAACTTATTAATCCAAGAGATGGAAGAGTTTGGAGAAAACTTAGGGCAAGAGATGTATTTGAAATGATTGTTGAGCACGCTTGGAAGAGTGGTGACCCAGGGGTTATTTTTATTGATAATATTAACAAGAAAAATCCAACACCCCACCTTGGTGAAATTGAATCAACAAACCCATGCGTTGTTGGAGATACATATGTTTTTACAAATAAAGGATTAGTTAAAGCAAAAAATTTAGTTAAAGGTCTAAAAGTTTGGGGAGGTAAGGGATGGAATGAAATTCAAGAAGTTATTAATAATGGAGTTCAAAAGGTTTATAAAATTACTTTAGAGTCAGGAATTAGTTTAAAAATAACCAAAGATCATAAATTATATACTGAAAATGGATGGAAAAAGTTAGAAGAAATTCAAATAGGAGAAAAAGTTTTTATTCCTTTAAATACACCTGAAATTAAATCTGAAAATCAAAATTTAGAATATTTTGAACTTTTAGGATATTTTTTAGGAAAAGAATCTTTAAGTAATTCAAATAATATAAATCTTCCTTTAGGAAGTGAAAAGGTTTTAATTTCACATTCTTCACCAATTCTCAAAAATTATTCAAACTCTTCTAATATTATTGATTCTTATAAAAATTATTTTACTAATAAATTGAATAGTTTATTTAATTTTTCTAATTATCAAGAAAAAACAATACCTGATGAATTGTTAGAAAATAGTAGTGAAGCATTAAAAGCAATTTTAAGAGGTCTTTTTTCAGCTTGTGGTTCAATTTATGACTCAAATGGAAGATTAACAATATCTTTATCTTCAGCTTCTAAAAAACTTTTAGAGCAAGTTCAGATAATTTTACTATTTTTAGGAATTCCATCAGATTTAATTTATACAGATGTGAATATATATAGAATTATTGTCTCAGGTGAAAGAGCAAAGTTATTTAATAAAAAAATTGGATTTATAGATTATAAAAATGAAAATTTAATTAATTATGAATATCAGAAAATTATTAATATAGAAGAAGATGGTGAAGAGGAAGTATATGATATAAAAGCTCCTAATGATTATACATGGATAACAAATGGTATTTTGAGTTTAGATTGTGGTGAACAACCTTTACTTCCTTATGAATCTTGTAATTTGGGATCAATTGATGTTTCTAAATTTGTAAAAGATGGAAAAATTGATTATGATAGATTAGGGAAAGTTGTTAAAGATGCAGTTCACTTTCTTGATAATGTAATTGATGCAAATAGATTTCCTCTACCAGAGATAGAAAAGATGACAAAACTAACAAGAAAAATAGGACTTGGAATAATGGGTTTTGCAGATCTTCTTATTAAATTAAGGATTCCTTACAATTCAGAAGATGCAATTAACTTAGCAAAGGAACTTATGTCCTTTATAAGCAAAAAAGCATGGGAAAAGTCAGAAGAGTTAGCAATAGAAAGAGGTGTTTTTCCTGCATGGAGTGGAAGTGTTTATGAGAAAGAAAATAGAAAAGTAAGAAATGCAACTGTTACAACAATTGCACCAACTGGCTCTATTAGTATAATTGCAGGTTGCTCATCTGGAATTGAACCAATTTTTGCACTTGCATTTAAAAGACAAGTTGCAATAGGACAATGGTTTGAAATTCACCCTCTTTTTGAAAAGGAGTTAAAGGAAAGAGGATTATATAGCGATGAATTAATGGAAAAGATTATTGAAGAGGGAACTATACAACACATTGATGAAATTCCAGAAGATATGAAGAAAATTTATGTAACAGCACATGATATAGAACCAGAATGGCATCTAAAAATTCAAAAAGCATTTCAAGATTATGTTGATAATGCTGTATCAAAAACTGTTAATTTGAGAAATGAAGCCACTGTTGATGATGTAAGAAAAGTTTACCTTATGGCTTATGAACTTGGACTTAAGGGAGTAACAGTTTATAGAGATAGATCAAAAGAGGTTCAAGTTCTTGTTAAAGGTAAAGAACAAAAAGAAGAAGATGTAAAAAAAGAGAGACTTTCTCCAAGACCAAGACCCAAAATAACATATGGAGCAACAATTAAAATGAAAACTGGTTGTGGAAATTTATATGTAACAATAAATGAAGATGAAAATGGAATATGTGAAGTTTTTTCAACTCTTGGCAAAGCAGGAGGATGTGCTGCATCTCAAACCGAAGCAATATCTCGATTAATTTCTCTTGCACTTCGTTCAGGTGTTTCACCTGAACCAATAATAGAACAACTTAAAGGAATAAGATGCCCAAATCCAATTTGGCAAGATGGAGAAAAGATACTTTCTTGTGCTGATGCAATTGCAAAGGCAATTGAGATTTATCTTTCAATGAGTAAAGAAGAGAAGAAAGAATTAAAATTTGAAGAAAAAAGTGCCCCAGAAGTTGAAGTTAAATTGAAAAAAGAAGATATTCAAATTTGTCCTGAATGTGGGTCTCTTATGATAAGTATGGAAGGTTGTTATACTTGCCCAAATTGTGGTTATTCAAAATGTGATTAA
- the hutI gene encoding imidazolonepropionase: MKENVDLLIYNIKELITPYNSNLKRGEELKELKIINNGGIAIKNGKILCVSDTEEVLDRFEGEKVLDLKNENILLPGFVDPHTHILFGGSREDEFLARINGESYLSIQKKGGGIYKTQKDTISLNEDELVKITKERILTANSYGILTLEIKSGYGLFLQEEIKLLKTIKKIKEESKIKTVSTFLLHLIPKEFDRKVFLSEVLEIMPKIYKEDLFDFIDIFIEEGAFSVEEATQILEVTKNLGASVSLHIDQFNNLKASKLAKKYKIKSLSHLDLTEESELEELSKGDTVGIIFPLERFIFKRDERRGRKLIDLGIPLSISTDFNPGTSPSLNFPLILSLSIIREGLTVEEAINSSTINGAYALNLQNEVGSIEVGKRADFVVFSLKSFKEIPYYVGMNFIKYVIINGEVINIDR, encoded by the coding sequence ATGAAAGAAAATGTCGACTTATTAATTTATAACATAAAAGAATTGATAACTCCTTATAACTCAAATCTAAAAAGAGGAGAAGAGTTAAAAGAGTTAAAAATTATTAATAATGGAGGAATTGCAATTAAAAATGGAAAAATTTTGTGTGTTTCTGATACAGAAGAGGTTCTTGATAGATTTGAAGGTGAAAAGGTGCTTGATCTAAAAAATGAAAATATTTTGCTTCCTGGTTTTGTAGATCCTCACACACATATTCTTTTTGGTGGATCAAGAGAAGATGAATTTTTAGCAAGAATTAATGGTGAATCATATCTTTCAATTCAGAAAAAAGGCGGGGGTATTTATAAAACGCAAAAAGATACAATATCATTAAATGAAGATGAATTGGTTAAAATAACAAAAGAAAGAATTTTAACTGCAAACTCTTATGGAATTTTAACTCTTGAAATAAAAAGTGGATATGGACTTTTTCTTCAAGAAGAGATTAAACTTTTAAAAACAATTAAGAAAATAAAGGAGGAAAGTAAAATAAAAACTGTTTCAACATTTTTACTACATCTTATTCCAAAAGAGTTTGATAGAAAAGTTTTCTTAAGCGAAGTTTTAGAAATTATGCCAAAAATTTATAAAGAGGATCTTTTTGATTTCATTGATATTTTTATTGAAGAAGGGGCATTTTCAGTGGAGGAGGCTACTCAAATTTTAGAGGTAACTAAAAATTTAGGAGCATCAGTTTCACTTCACATTGATCAATTTAATAATTTAAAGGCTTCAAAACTTGCGAAAAAATATAAAATAAAATCTCTCTCACATCTTGATTTAACAGAGGAGAGTGAATTAGAAGAACTTAGTAAGGGCGACACAGTTGGAATAATTTTTCCGCTTGAAAGATTTATTTTTAAAAGAGATGAGAGAAGAGGGAGAAAATTAATAGATTTAGGAATTCCACTGTCAATATCAACTGATTTTAATCCAGGAACATCTCCTTCTTTAAATTTTCCTCTTATTCTTTCTTTAAGTATAATAAGAGAGGGTTTAACAGTTGAAGAGGCAATAAATTCATCCACAATAAATGGTGCGTATGCTTTAAATTTACAAAATGAGGTTGGTAGCATTGAAGTTGGTAAAAGAGCGGATTTTGTTGTTTTTTCACTTAAAAGTTTTAAAGAGATTCCTTACTATGTTGGTATGAATTTTATAAAATATGTGATAATTAATGGAGAGGTGATCAACATTGATAGATAA
- a CDS encoding HDIG domain-containing protein, which yields MNREEAINLIKEKLQDVNLVNHSLAVGAIMKGVAKFLGQDEKRWELCGILHDIDYSETKDDPNNHSLVGGEILKSMGFDDEFVNAVKSHNEIHGIPRESLLAKALFAADPLSGLIVATALVMPDKKLMSVKASSVMKKFKTKEFARGANREHIKTCESELNIPLEKFIEIALDAMKEIGSEIGL from the coding sequence ATGAATAGAGAAGAGGCAATTAATTTAATTAAAGAAAAATTACAAGATGTAAATTTGGTAAACCACTCGCTTGCAGTTGGCGCAATAATGAAGGGAGTTGCAAAATTCCTTGGACAAGACGAGAAAAGATGGGAGTTGTGTGGAATTTTACATGATATTGATTATTCTGAAACAAAGGATGATCCAAATAATCACTCTTTGGTTGGAGGTGAAATTTTAAAATCGATGGGTTTTGACGATGAATTTGTTAATGCAGTTAAATCTCATAATGAAATACATGGAATTCCAAGAGAATCTCTTCTTGCAAAGGCTCTTTTTGCAGCAGATCCACTTTCTGGTTTAATTGTTGCAACTGCTCTTGTTATGCCTGATAAAAAACTTATGAGTGTTAAAGCAAGTTCAGTTATGAAAAAGTTTAAAACAAAAGAGTTTGCAAGAGGTGCAAATAGAGAACACATTAAAACTTGTGAAAGTGAACTTAATATTCCACTTGAAAAATTTATTGAAATTGCTCTTGATGCTATGAAAGAAATAGGAAGCGAAATTGGACTTTGA
- the ord gene encoding 2,4-diaminopentanoate dehydrogenase: MKKFRVAVYGTGAMGSGIISLILEKKNLELVGVVSKRKERKGIDIGEIIGKGTLGIKISIDPLEVIKNGVDIFIHATCSRVKDAYPEIVPILKNRVNVITIAEEMAYPWRASKELAESLDKLAKEGGVTLLGTGVNPGFVLDTLIIALTGVMKKINKIYAKRVNDLSPYGPSVMKTQGVGTTIEEFNEGLKKGEIVGHFGFPESISMICDALNWKLEKIEEYREPIISNVYRKTQYIEVKPGMVAGCKHVAKGFVDGEEKIILEHPQQILPQLEGVETGDYIFIEGEPPINFVNKPEIQGGVATISIAVNMIPIVYAARPGLLTMKDLPIPRFLD, from the coding sequence ATGAAAAAATTTAGAGTCGCAGTTTATGGAACAGGAGCAATGGGTTCTGGAATTATCTCTTTAATTCTTGAGAAAAAGAACCTTGAACTTGTTGGAGTTGTTTCAAAGAGAAAAGAGAGAAAAGGTATTGACATAGGAGAAATTATTGGAAAAGGTACTTTAGGAATTAAAATTAGCATAGACCCTCTTGAAGTAATTAAAAATGGAGTTGATATATTTATTCATGCTACATGCTCAAGAGTTAAAGATGCGTATCCAGAAATTGTTCCTATTTTAAAAAATAGAGTTAATGTAATTACAATTGCAGAAGAGATGGCTTATCCATGGAGAGCATCTAAAGAATTAGCAGAATCTCTCGACAAATTAGCAAAAGAAGGTGGTGTTACACTTCTTGGAACAGGTGTTAACCCTGGATTTGTTTTAGATACTTTAATTATTGCTTTAACAGGCGTAATGAAGAAAATTAACAAAATATACGCAAAAAGAGTAAATGATCTTTCTCCATATGGTCCATCTGTTATGAAAACTCAAGGTGTTGGAACAACAATTGAAGAGTTTAATGAAGGCTTAAAAAAGGGGGAAATTGTTGGACATTTTGGATTTCCTGAATCTATAAGCATGATTTGTGATGCTTTAAATTGGAAATTAGAAAAAATAGAAGAGTATAGAGAGCCTATAATTTCAAATGTTTATAGAAAAACTCAATATATAGAAGTTAAACCTGGTATGGTTGCAGGATGTAAACATGTTGCAAAAGGATTTGTTGATGGAGAAGAGAAAATAATTTTAGAACATCCTCAGCAAATTTTACCTCAACTGGAAGGAGTTGAGACTGGAGATTATATTTTTATTGAGGGTGAACCTCCAATAAATTTTGTTAACAAGCCAGAAATTCAGGGTGGGGTTGCAACAATTTCAATTGCTGTTAATATGATTCCTATTGTATATGCAGCAAGACCAGGATTACTTACAATGAAAGATCTTCCGATACCAAGATTTTTAGATTAA
- a CDS encoding transporter substrate-binding domain-containing protein, which yields MKKTLILILIFLSLFLFSCKNKKEVIKIGINIDLPPFSYKENGNLVGFNIDFLNLLLKELNFDKEFIEIEGINFEPLLKKDIDILIGGYPLKYKYPQGVSISIPYFDLSYLLISRVDSPIDSINSLENKILILPLYTYAEEIVKNVKNLTKIPYKNFSEAIKSLENQEADAILVEKVVVDIYKLDENKFFKTNVYSNGLVIVLRDEDNDLRYKINYSISKIINEKGYNKLILKWFEEER from the coding sequence ATGAAAAAGACACTTATTTTAATTTTAATTTTTTTAAGTCTCTTTCTTTTTTCTTGTAAAAATAAAAAAGAAGTTATTAAAATTGGGATAAATATAGACCTTCCTCCATTTTCATATAAAGAAAATGGAAATTTAGTTGGGTTTAACATTGATTTTTTAAATCTTCTTCTTAAAGAGTTAAATTTTGATAAAGAATTTATTGAAATTGAAGGAATAAATTTTGAACCTCTTTTGAAAAAAGATATTGATATTTTAATAGGAGGATATCCACTAAAATATAAATATCCTCAGGGAGTTTCAATTTCTATTCCTTATTTTGATTTATCTTATCTTCTTATATCAAGAGTCGATTCTCCAATAGATTCTATTAACTCTTTAGAAAATAAAATTCTTATACTTCCTCTTTATACATATGCAGAAGAGATTGTAAAAAATGTTAAAAATCTTACTAAAATTCCATACAAAAATTTTAGTGAGGCAATAAAAAGTTTAGAAAATCAAGAAGCAGACGCAATTCTTGTTGAAAAAGTTGTAGTAGATATATATAAATTAGATGAAAATAAATTTTTCAAGACAAATGTTTATAGTAATGGTTTAGTTATTGTATTAAGAGACGAAGATAATGATTTAAGATATAAAATAAATTATTCAATTTCTAAAATTATTAATGAAAAAGGTTATAATAAATTAATTTTAAAGTGGTTTGAGGAGGAGAGATGA
- the folB gene encoding dihydroneopterin aldolase: protein MKIFLKGMEFYAYHGAIKEENLLGQRFVVDIELECDTPREDELKETIDYTEIYKKTKDIVENFKFKLIETLAKEIGRKILEDKRVKYITVRVEKTSPPIKGILDKVGVEVTLKNDSYLL, encoded by the coding sequence ATGAAAATATTTCTTAAGGGAATGGAATTTTATGCTTATCACGGTGCAATAAAAGAAGAAAATTTGCTTGGCCAGAGATTTGTTGTTGATATTGAATTAGAGTGTGATACTCCAAGAGAGGATGAACTTAAAGAAACAATTGATTACACAGAAATTTATAAAAAAACTAAAGATATTGTTGAAAATTTTAAATTTAAACTAATTGAGACACTTGCAAAAGAAATTGGAAGAAAAATTCTTGAAGATAAAAGAGTAAAATATATAACAGTAAGAGTTGAAAAAACTTCACCTCCTATTAAAGGAATTCTTGATAAAGTTGGAGTTGAGGTGACTCTTAAAAATGATTCTTATCTTCTTTGA
- the folE gene encoding GTP cyclohydrolase I FolE, which yields MIDKEKIKKAVELIIEAIGEDKEREGLKDTPTRIADMYEEIFRGLHENPREYLKNGFVEEKHHEMVILRNISFFSMCEHHFLPFFGKAHVGYIPSKKLVGISKIARVVDSLSRKPQLQERLTSEIADIIFEEVQPLGLGVVIEAEHLCMVMRGVKKMGSLIVTSAIRGGFEKYASTRSEFLMLISKGNNEL from the coding sequence TTGATAGATAAGGAAAAGATTAAAAAAGCGGTTGAATTAATTATTGAGGCAATTGGAGAGGATAAAGAAAGGGAAGGTTTAAAAGATACTCCAACTCGAATTGCAGATATGTATGAAGAGATTTTTAGGGGTTTACATGAAAATCCAAGAGAATACCTTAAGAATGGATTTGTTGAAGAAAAACATCACGAAATGGTTATTTTAAGAAATATTTCATTTTTCTCAATGTGCGAACATCACTTTTTACCATTTTTTGGAAAAGCACATGTTGGGTATATTCCAAGTAAAAAACTAGTTGGAATTTCAAAAATTGCAAGAGTTGTTGACTCTCTTTCAAGAAAGCCACAACTTCAAGAAAGATTAACAAGTGAAATTGCAGATATAATTTTTGAAGAAGTGCAACCCTTGGGATTAGGTGTTGTTATTGAAGCAGAGCACCTTTGTATGGTTATGAGAGGAGTTAAAAAGATGGGAAGTTTAATTGTTACTTCTGCTATTAGGGGAGGATTCGAAAAATATGCTTCAACAAGAAGTGAATTTTTAATGTTAATTTCAAAAGGAAACAATGAATTATAG